Genomic DNA from Methanosarcina sp. MTP4:
ACCAGAAGAGGCTCGTGGACGCAATGAAGGAACTCGATGTAGCCTCCGTCCTCCACATCTGCGGCAACACCACCAACGGGCTTGCAATCATGGAAAAGACCGGCGTGGAAGGAATCAGCGTGGACCAGAGAGTCGACATCGCAACCGCAAAGGGCAACGTTGAAAACACACTCATTATCGGAAACCTCGACCCTGTAGCAAACCTCTGGAACGGCACTCCAGAAACCGTCGCCGAAGAATCCAAGAAGATTCTCGACGCAGGAGTCGGACTGCTTGCCCCTGGCTGCGGGATTGTCAGCATGACCCCTACCGCCAACCTTCAGAAGATGGTCGAGTGTACCATCAACTACAAATACTGAATAAATTGAACTGAAAAAATGTAATGTCGGCTCTGAAGCCGACACCTTTTTTTAAATTTGCAGGGAAAGGCACTTTAGAGAAGAGCTATTTTGAGAAAAATGAATTCTCTGAGAAAATGAATTCTCTGAGAAAATGAATTCTCAGCTACTTTTACAAAAGCTTCTACTGGAGCCTGCGGTTTTCAACCTTCACATACCCCTTCCCGCCGGAAGAGAAAATAAACTCCTATTTATACATATCCATTTAATGGCCATTAAGACCGAATCAAATGGATGTGCTTCTAGTTAGTGTTCAGGCAGGCATGCAGACAAGGGTAAACCTGAAGCCTGAGAGATTTGGTATAAATAATTTTTGATTTAACTTACAGTTTAGTTAGTTTCAGAACCTGTCCAGACAAAAAATAGGAAGGTTTTCGCCTGAACATTTATCACAAAAAAGATTAAAAAAATATTTCACATTATAATATTATTAAATATAGTAATCGCTTATATAGTAGAAGGCTAATGTTTAACATAAGTAATTGCTTTTGAGATAGAGAGTGATTACAGGGCAACGATATAGTTGGGATATATCGAAAAATCTGTTCATCCGTCCAGGATATGACAGGTAGAAAATATAGGATAAGAGTATCCAGAAAACCAATGTAAAAATCTGTTCACTAAATGCACAGGACCCTCATTCAGAAAATGAATCTCATGTAAAGGAATTTCAAAATGGCAAAACTCAGAAAAACCCATTCTGAGGAAATTCCGATATGGCAAAATTATGGGAACGAATTTTCTGAGAAGAAATTCCAAAATAGCATGTGAATAGGAAACTGAGCAAATAAGAACCCCACTCAAATCGGCTACCGGAAGGTATAGGTAGCGGAGCTTATGAGAACCCTACTCAAATCGGCTACCGGAAGGTATAGGTAACGGAAGGTAGCGGAGCGTGAGTCATTCCTCAGAGCATGAGTCGTTTTTATGTGTATCAGTGAGCATTGCGTTGCCCCAGAAAAACTGCGTGATAACGGAGTTTTGAAATGGAGGATTAAAAATGGCAAACGAAGAAATGTTTGACAAGCTTCGCGACTCTATTGTTAATCAGGATATCGCGGGATGTGTACAGTTAACCCAGGAAGCTCTTTCTGCTGGAATCCCAGCACTTGATATTATCACAAAGGGCCTTTCTGCAGGGATGAAGATCGTCGGAGACAAGTTTGAAGCCGCCGAAATCTTCCTGCCCCAGATAATGATGTCTGCAAAAGCAATGAGCGGGGCAATGGAAATCCTTACTCCCGAACTTGAGAAGACCAGGAAGGAAGGAGAAGAAACCGGGCTTGCAATCACTTTTGTTGCAGAAGGAGACATCCACGACATCGGGCACCGCCTTGTTTCAACCATGCTCGGAGCAAATGGTTTTGATATACTCGACCTCGGAACCGACGTCCTCAACGAGACTGTTGTAGAAGAGGTTGCAAAGCACAAGGGAGAAAAAGTCATTCTTGTAGGTTCCGCCCTTATGACCACCTCCATGCTCGGCCAGAAGGACCTCATGGATCTGCTCAGGGAAGAAAACCTGAGAGACAGCGTAAAGTGCATGTTCGGAGGAGCCCCTGTTTCTGAAGGCTGGATCGAAGAAATCGGAGCAGACGCAACCGCAGAGAACGCTGCAGAAGCCGCAAAAGTAGCACTTGAAGTTATGAAATAATCGGGGGAACCAGACATGACATTCAGAAAATCATTTGATTGCTACGATTTCTACGACAGAGCAAAAGTCGGTGAGAAATGCACCCAGGACGACTGGGACCTCATGACAATTCCCATGAAGTCCATGGAGCTTAAGCAGAAGTACGGGCTTGACTTCAAGGGAGAGATCATCCCTACCGACAAGGACATGATGGAAAAGCTCTTCCAGGCAGGGTTTGAGATGCTCCTCGACTGCGGTATCTACTGTACTGACACCCACAGGATCGTCAAGTACACCGAAGAAGAGATCTGGGACGCACTCAACAACATCCAGACGGAATTCACCCTCGGGACCGGTAGGGATTCAGTTCAGTTCAAGAAGAGAAGCATCGGAGACAAGAGGAAGCCAATTGTCCAGGGAGGTCCTACCGGGTCCCCGATTTCCGAAGAAGTCTTCATGCCAGTCCACATGAGCTACGCCCTGGAAAAGGAAGTAGACACCATTGTAGACGGTGTTATGACCTCCGTCCGCGGCAAGCCTCCAATTCCGGGAAGCCCCTATGAAGTCCTGGCATCAAAGACCGAAACCAGGCTCATCAAGCAGGCAGCAGCAATGGCCGGCAGGCCAGGCATGGGCATATAGGGCCCTGAGACCTCCCTGTCCGCTCAGGGAAACATTGCCTCTGACTGCTACGGTGGACAGATCTCCTCTGACAGCCACGAAGTCTCCCAGCTCAACGAGCTGAAGATCGACCTCGATGCAATCGCAGTAATTGCTCACTACAAAGGCAACAGCGATATTATCATGGACGAACAGATGCCAATCTTTGGCGGATACGCCGGCGGCATTGAAGAGACCACAATCGTGGACATTGCAACCCACATCAACGCATTCGTCATGAGCAGCGCAAGCTGGCACCTTGACGGCCCTGTCCACATCCGCTGGGGATCCACCAACACCAGGGAAACCCTGACAATCGCAGGCTGGGCATGTGCAACTATCTCCGAGTTTACAGACATCCTCTCCGGGAACCAGTACTACCCATGTGCAGGCCCCTGTACCGAGATGTGTCTCCTCGAAGCTTCCGCCCAGTCCATGACTGACACCGCTTCAGGCCGTGAAATCCTCTCCGGTGTGGCAGCCGCAAAGGGTGTCGTCACCGACAAGACCACAGGTATGGAAGCCAGGATGATGGGAGAAGTCGCAAGGGCAACCGCAGGCATGGACATCGCAGAAGTCAACGGAATCCTCGACAAGCTCGTCGGCCTCTACGAGAAGAACTATGCAAACGCACCCGCAGGCAAGACCTTCCAGGAATGCTACGACGTTAAGACCGTAACACCCACGGACGAATACATGCAGGTCTACGACGGAGCAAGGAAGCAGCTCGAAGACCTCGGACTCGTATTCTAAACTGACATCCCTAAGGCAATAAACCCGGCCGGCGAGATAGCCTCGTCGGCTAATTTTTTTTTAAAAACATGGGCAAAACCCTTAAATAAGTCAGACACGCTTGGTTTGGAATATTTTTAATGAATAGACAAAGGAATGCAAAAAAACACTGTTTAAAAACATATCGGGGGATATGAGAAAATGGACATCTGGACTATCATAAACGGTATGATATATCTCCTTGCTTTTGCATTGATGGCCTGGGTTTTGCTGGACGCCAGCAAGATTTCAAAAAGAAGCTGAATGAGAGAGGGATAAAATGTCTGAAAACTCTGAATCTGCCAGCCTAGTGAAGACTCTGCGCCCATTCCACGTATGGGCTCTTGGAGTCGGGATCGTGCTGGTCGGAGAGTACATGGGCTGGAACTTCACCGTCGCAAAAGGAGGAGTTCTGGGTTCCCTGCTTGCCATGCTGGTTGCAGGAACCATGTATGTTATAATTTCTCTCTGTGCCAGTGAACTCGGATCAGCCACAAAACTTGCAGGAGGACCCTACGACTGGGCAAGACTATTTATAGGACCCGGAGCAGCCGCCAGTGTCGGGCTTGCGGTGTACATGGAATACATCGCTCTTGAAGCTGCGGACGCTATTGTGGTCGCATTTATTGCGTCGGAGGTATTTCCACAGTTACAGGTTTTCCCTGTGACCCTGCTAGTTATTGCACTATTGACATTTATTAACTACCGGGGTGTGGTTGCAGCTTTAACCCTGAACTTCTTCCTGACCATGATAGCCTTTATTGCAATTGTGGTATTCTTCTTCGCAACCGCCTTCGGAACAGTGGACATTCACCCTGAATATCTCTTCCAGGGGGCTTTGCCAAACGGCATGATAGGCCTATTTGCAGCGTTGCAATTCGGGCCATGGTTCTACCTGGGAATAGAAGGGGCAGCGATGTGTGCCGAAGAATGTAAGCACCCGTCAAGGGCAGTCCCGCTCGGGCAGCAGGCAGGGATGATCACCCTCCTGATGGGAGCAGCTATGACCCTATACCTCTGTTCAGTGCTGATCCCCGCTAACATGCTAGGGGTTTCCGTGTATCCGCTCTTTGAAGCGGCACAGAACAGCGGTATATTAATCTTCATCGCCCTCCTGGGACTCGGGACACTCCTTACCTGCCTTGCAAGTGCAAACGGTTGTGTTTGTGACTCTTCACGCTCCTGGTTTGCACTCTCCAGAGACCACTACGTATCTTCCTGGTTCTCGGCGGTGCACCCGAAGTATAACACCCCTTACAGGGCTGTGATCTTCACAATGCCGGTAGCAATCGGCTTTGCTTTCAGCGGTTTCCTGGACCAGGTCATTACCTTCTCCATCGTCTCGGGGCTGCTCTGCTATGTGCTGATCCCGTTTGCCCTGATCCGCTTCAGGACCCTCTTCCCGGAGACAACAAGCAAAGTCCGTCCCTTTGCAGGACCCCTCCAGCCCTACATCGCCTACTTTGCAATCGCAATTGCCATTACGATCCTTTCAACCCTCTTCTGGGGCTACAAGTATAACCTGATCTTCGGGTTCGTATTCTACGGCATTGCGTACTTCTACTTCAGCCACAAGCACAAGACTTCAAAGGCAGAAAACAACTGGGCTGAAATGGGCTGGCCCGAACCCAGAGGGTCAGAAAATGCGAGGATAGGAAAGGAGGTGATTGGAGTTGAGTTCAGCAAAGATTAACCAGGAGATGGAAAGCAAGTACCACAGCAAACTGACAGGAGACAGTATCCTGGTTGCAGGAATGCTCTTACTGCTTGTAAGTGTGGAACTCTTTGTGATCAGTAAGATCCTGGGGGCTACATGGGAGATAGCTTCGGACTTCTTCTATCTCTATGTGATCTTCTTCGGGCTGATAGTTGTAGTCGAAACGATAGGTTGCCTGCGGGTACGCGACTCCATCAAGAAGCACATGTTTGAGTTCGCCTACTACGATTGAGGAGGCTGAAAGAAATGGCAGAAATTACCAAAAAAGAAAAAAGTGCCCTTGCAGAGGCCTTTGATATCATATTCATCTTCGTCCTGGCCTTCGCTTGCGTCGTGGTTCCCACGGTGCTCCAGGGAGCAGTGCTCGTTTCCTGGGACGAAGGTGGAGCAGGCATAGGCTTCGTCTGGGACCCGGTCGGCTTCTTCAGCTTCGTGCTTGTAATCATCGCATTCTTTGTGGTAATCCTCCACCACTCGGTGAAGCACTACAAGTACTGAAGAATAGATGTAATGAATTAAAAAATAGTAATGAATTAAAAAATAGTAATGAATTAAAAAATAGTAATGAATTGAAGAATAGACTGTTGAACTGCCTGAAAGAGGGTTCAGGCAGTCAACGTTTTTTTTGAAATTCTGGCTTTTGTAATTTCCCGGCAGATCCGACTGTTTTAATAGAACTGCTTCAAAAGCCCAATTATTAGATAAGCAAGATCTCCCTGAACCAGGAGGGATTCAGGGAATTTTGAGGGAGTTTTTGTGGAATTTTAAAGGCGACTCCCGAAGGAAGGGCACCTGCTCAAGGGAATTCAGGCCCTTTACCATTCAATAGAGATATTTTCGGACCCTTCTACGGACATCCGTAGAACCCGGGCCCCGATATCCCTTTACAGAAGGTATTTTCGGACCTCTAGTATCCTGAGGAGCCCCATACCCAAGAAGTACCTTATGTTATACAAAAACACAATTATATAAATAAATTGCGCTCTAGATTTTAAAATGTTGAAACATAGTATATATATTTTGTGTATTTGACATTTTAGGAACCAAATATTATATATATTAGAGCACTGAAGTTTGATAAAAGACCGAAAGTATTAAAAACAAATGTCACACAAATGAAAAAAATTAAGAAAAATGAGAAATGAGGTACTCCAGCTGGATCCTTTCGTTTGCTGCAACCACCATACAGGCATCAGCCTCCGCAATTTTCACCAGCAGACGGGCAATATTCTCATCCGGCCCCCCGGAATCTACAAGAGCTTCAGAGAGCCCCTCAAGGATCTCAATTCCGGAAAAACCCTTTTCTATAAGCATTTCGTCAATGAGCTTGCGCCCCCGGGCAAAGTCCCCGGAAAGAGCGGCGTCAAGCAGTTCATCTATTGTTTCATCCCTGCCTTTAACAGTGACCTCGTAGACGATCTCCTCCGTAATTTCGGCTCCCTCAGCCCTGAGAAAAGCAAGCTGAAGAGTCTGGACAGCCCGTGCAACGTTCCCTCTTGCAAAATAGAGGACCGCATCCAGGCTCCCTTCCGAACAGCTGAGCCCTTCGGCCTCAGCGATCTTCTCAAGATAGGTTTTCAGAGAGGTATCGGAGACATAGGTGAAAAAGAGCTGCAAGCCCCTGGAACGAAGAGGGGGGATCAGTTTTGAAGGCCGTGTTGTGGAGAGGATAAAGCGGCAGGTGGAAGTATACTTTTCCATGATGCGCCTGAGGGCATGCTGAGCATCGGAACTCAGGGACTCAGCGTTGTCAATGTAAATGAGCTTGTAGTCCGCATCAAGAGAAGCCATTCCTGCGTATTCGTTAATGATTTGCTTGAAAATCTCGATTACGCTTTTGTAGATCTTTTTCGGGTCATCGGTCCCGATAATCCGGACAAAACGCCTATCCCGGACAAGGTAACGTTTACCCTGGTCGAAAAAGTCCGAGGCATTGAAATAGGTAAAGTTGTTTTTCCAGGTTTCCCCGTAAAGTTCCCGGGCAAGGGCAAGAGCCGCAGTTGTTTTTCCCGAATTTTCCGGACCGTGGAAAACAAGGTGGGGCAGATTCCCGGACTGCAGCAGCTCGGAGAGGGTATCCACCGAATGTTCGTTTCCAAGCAGTTCTTCCAGGGCAGCGGCCCTGTATTTCAACGTCCAGAGATCCTGCATCTTAGCACCTCGTTATTTTGCTTTCCTTCGATCCGTTTATTTGTGGTTCTGGGATTCGCTTTGTCCTTTTTTTCGCAATTCTATTCGCTTTTCTGCGATTCTTTTGCCCACTTTCTTGCAATTCATTTTATTCGCTTTTCTGCAATCAACCTTTTCTGCGACCCTTATTTATTTTCCATAAAGCGCGGTTCACTCGTCAGCGGAAATTTCCCCTTTACGAGCGGCAGAGGCTTCACCTGCTTCGAGCATTTCCTTAATCACCACTCCGTAGACCGGTCTTGCAATCACCACACCGATGAACACACCGATGATTGTGGTTATGGCAAAGCCCTTCAAGGCTCCAAAACCCATCACGACCAGGGGGGACATGGCAATGATAGTGGTTGCAGCAGCTCCGAAAATGATTCCGAAGGCTTTCCCGATCCTTGAGACAAAGACCTTTGTTGGGGGAAGCTTGCCTTCGTAAAGCACCTCGTCGGTGATGATAACCAGGTGGTCAATCCCTGTCCCTATGGCTGCGATGATACCTGCTATTGCTGCCAGGTCCATCTGCCAGCCGATGGCCGCAGCCACCCCGAGGATCATTACCACTTCACTGATAGAAGTCCCTACCATTGGTATGAGAATCTCAGGTCTCCTGTACCTGCGGAAGATCACTCCTGCCACGGCTAAAAGGGAAAGAAGGCCTGCAATCAGGGCTTCGGTCTTGAACTGTTCACCGAGAGCTGCGTCCACATGCCCGGAACCCACAAGCACCACGTTCACAGGGAGAGCCCCTGCCCTGAGGTGTATCTGGAGTGCCTGAGCCTGAGCCTTGGCTTCCTCATCGCCACCGGTGGAAGCTTGCCAGGAGTAGATAGGAGCTTCTTTTAGCTGGGATGCGGCGGAATAGCTAAGGGGAGCGCTGTAGACCACGTTTTCGTCCAGGTACATGGTAAGGTAGTGAGCACTCGGGTTGTCCACTGCCCCGGTTTCAATTGCGACTTTCTGGAGGGCGAGCGCCCCAGCCTCGTTCAGGGTAAAGGGCGTATTCCATTGGTTATCGTGGAAACCGGGTATCCCTACGCTTACTATGGAATCCCCGTAAAGCACATGCCGGGTCTCAGTTCCTGTAGTATTGATCCTGATCTCGAATTTCCCGGGCTTTTCGGCAATGTCCTTTGCGGTTGCCAGGTCTATGCCTGCAAAGTCAATGAGGATGTAGTCTTCCCCGACCGTCCGGACAGGGATATCTTTCAGGCCGAGGGCGTTGAGCTTGTCGTTCAGGATGTCCCGGGTCAGGTCCCGGGTCTGCACACTTACCCCTTCCTTGTAGCTGGAAGTCCCGTCTTCGTTCTTGAGGATTGAACCGCCTACCTTTGCCATCAGGGCTTCGAGTTCCTCTTCGGAAACAGCAGTCCTGATTTCATAGACAAGCCCTTCCCCTTCGTCAAAAGTAATGACTTCGGAATCCAGAGAGCTTGCCAGGTAGAGCCGGACCAGGCTTTCCTTGCTGGTAAAGAGGGTGACCTGGGTGGTCTCCTGGTTCAGCCGATCCACACTTACCCGCCCGATTTCCAGGAGCTCGAGTTCGGAGCTGCTGACCGGGACATCCGTGGTGAACGTAATGGAGTTTTCAGCTTCTGAAAGGCCGTTTCCTTCCAGCTTGTTTTCCGTTATTGTGATGGGGGCTCCGATGACCGGTTCCACCATTTCACTGACAATCATCCCGGAATCCGCGTCCACCTGGGCCAAAGCACCCTGCAGTTTGATCTGGAGCCAGGAACCGCCTTCCAGGTCAAGCCCGTAGTTCAGGTTTGAGGTCGTGCCTTCCCCCGAGGTATATCCTGGGTGGATTGCAATAATGGAAGCCAGCAGGGCAATAATAAAGATGATAACTCTCACGTTTTTAAAGAGACTTTTTGCGTCGCTCATCTGTTAAACCTCCCTCTGAATTCGGGTTTCAGGACATACCAGCGCAAAATCCCCGTGTTCAGGAGCCAGGTGTTCATCAGGTCCGCAGCCAGCCCTATGATCAGGACGCCGGAGATCTGCGAGAGCAGGGTTATCTGCGTGAAGGAGGGAATGATCAGGTAGGGGAAAGTGGAGACAGCGTACATCACTACGAGGGCTGCAAGGGTTGTGGAGGTCATGGTAATCCCGGTCTGCATGGCCCTGGAAACCTTCTCTTCCACCGTACCTCTGCGCTTCAGCACCCTGTTAGTAAGCAGGATGTCACTGTCCACGGAATAACCGATAAGCATAAGGAGGGCTGCAACCGTCCCCAGAGAAAGCTCGATCCCTGCAATCCGCATGAAAGCTGCGGCAATCACTATGTCCGAGAGAGCCGAAAGTACCACTGCAAAAGAGGGGACAGGGCTCCTGAAGATCAAGAAGACCACAATAGCCATCCCGATAAAGGAGATTAAAAGGGCCTGAAGAGCCTGGACCTGCAGGTCTTTTCCGTACACCGGCCCTATCTGCTTGATTTCCACATTGGAATAACGGCCCATTACATCGTCTTCTAGCTGGCGCTGTTCCTCATTATCCATGACACCGAACTGCATGATAACCCTGTTACCTGCCTGCCGGGCATCCATTATCGGATAATCGGAATACAGTTCTTCAAGCTCAGCAGGGGAATCGGTTGTTCCCATCGAAATCTGGGTACCTCCCTGGAACTCCATGCCCAGGAGCAAAGGCGACCCGCTGCTTGCGAAAGAAACCAGCAGTATCGCTAAAGAAACCGCGAATACTGCAAGAGGAATTGCCAGCAACTGGCGATTATCGTGACCCTTCACGAAGGAATCTAAAAAATCGGTAAAACCTGTTGCCATAATTAAATACTCCGGATGAATGCATCTATTATTTCCTTGAACTTATCCGAATCTGATTTTATAATCCAAATTGATAAGCCGAATTGAGAATCAATTTATAATTCAAATCTATAATTCAAATCTATAATTCAAATCTATAATTCAAATCTATAATTCAAATCTATAATTCAAATCTATAATTCAAATCTATAATTCAAATCTATAATCCAGATTTATAATCCAAATTTATAATCCAGATTTATAATCCGAGTTTGTAGTACTAAACATACCCGGTAATCCCGGACTCGTCCGGAAAAAAATTCCGATTGCGGTTCCGGAAATAAGTGATCAACACATCTTAATAATGCTGATGAATTTAATCTGTTTCAATTCTGTACTCTCATCGATTATATCAATTCTTCCTCTCTAAAGCAAAGATTCATTTCATTTAAAATTAATCTCAAAAATGGCACAAGTCCTAACGTCACAACTATATATACGAGTTACTGTTCATTAAAAATAATGACAGAAAGACCATCCCTTGACGAATATTTCCTCGAAATCGCCTTCGTGGTAGGCAAACGGGCCACCTGCCTCAGGAACAACGTGGGGGCGGTGATCGTACGGGACAAGCGCATCCTTTCAACTGGATACAATGGTGCCCCAAGCGGTATGGACCACTGCCTGGATATAGGCTGCATCCGGGAAATGGAAAACATCCCGTCGGGCACGCGGCACGAGAAATGCCGGGCAGTGCATGCGGAGCAAAATGCCATTATACAGGCTGCACTCCACGGCGTGAGCATTGCAGGGGCAACCCTCTACTGCACCCACCAGCCCTGCATCCTCTGCGCAAAAATGATAATCAATTCAAACATCAAACGGGTCGTATACTCAACACCCTACCCGGACACGGATTCTCTGGAATACTTCAGGGAGGCGGGAGTGGAAGTCGAGTACATTCCCTTTGAAGGAGAAAAAATTTCGGACTGAAAAGGAGAAAAACCTGGCTTTTCAGCTTATTTTTTCAGCTTATTTTTTCAAAAGGCAACGAAGCCCTTTTTTGATAACGTCAAACTCTTCCGGACGGTACATTTCCTTTATTCCCGGGTTTTCCTCGCAGTAATAATCAAGACCCCTGATAACTATCACAGGAACACCACCGTTGCCTTCTCCCATAAGGAGGTTTGCGGCCCCTGCAAGCTCATCAGCAACGGCTTCCTCGGAAATTTCCAGGGTTTTCCCAAAGAGGTCTTTTTCCCCGATCCAGCGCTTGACAGGTTTTATTTTATAGAGCCCGATGGCAACCCCTGTCTGCCCGACCTTGAACGCACGGCCGTTAGTGTCCGTGACAATCACGCTGAGCTTTTTTCCGCTAAGGGTTTCAATCCTCTCTCCGATTTTTGCAGCACTGATGTCCGGATTTTCCGGGGTGTTCAGCAGCAGATCACCCTCGACGTTTGAGTCGTCAATCCCCGCATTTACGCAGGTGTGCCCTGCAAGAGTCGTTGCAAGCATAAAAGGGGCCTCTACCAGGACTTCCCTGCTCCGGGAAAGGACCGCCTGGACAAAACACGGATCCTGCCCGTTCATGGATGCAAGCTCAAGTGCCCGTTCCCCGGGGGTGATGTCCTCGAGCCTGAAAGTCAGCCCTTCGGTTTTTCCAACGATGGTGGAGGCAATGATAACTATATCCCGGTCCTCAAGAAAGATATTTTCACAGATGATAGAGGGGAGGTCATCCCCCTTCCGAATCAGGGGGATATTTTCTACGGCTATGGCTTCAAATTTCAAGCAGGTTCCTCAAAGTTTTGTTAGGGTTATAAGAGTATTAATAGTAGACATGGGAAATAACATGGGAAAGGTATGAAATGGATATATGAGGGGTATATGAGAGTCATATGAAAGACATATGATAAGATATTTAAAGCGGATTAAAGCGCCCCCACAGTTGAGAATAATTTTGATCAGTAAAGGCACTAAACATAAATAAGACCATCTATATACTACTTTTTGCGGCGATGATGAGAGTTACCCCGACCGAGCAAAGTATGACGAGAACTATTTCCTGATGCCGCACTTTTCTCCAACTTTCCATGCCCATACTTCAGGTTAGGGCTTCAAGGCCATAGCTACATCTAAGGTTAACTTCCAACTTGTTCACCCTCAGTTTCACATTACAAATTCCAGCTAGGGCCAGAATGCCAGCTGAAAATCCGATACATTTGAGAATTCTTATTTAGTTTGCCGTCCAAAACTTCCAGGGTGAAAAAATGACTCAGTATGACCTTGACGTAATAATACAGAAAATTCAGGACAAAAGCCCCTTCGAACACAAAGACAACAAAAAGAGCAGACCAAGGACCCTGAAAATCATCATATCCAGGCTTTATTACTCCCAGAGCTATACAAAAGAACCCCAGGCAACCCGGGAAAAGGTTACGCAACTTTTACTCGACCACGGGCAATTCAGCAAAGAAGAAATAGATGAAATCTTCAAGCAAGGTTCCAGAAGGCAGACCACCGATTATTCGGAAGAATTCCTGAATCAGCACCCTGAACTCGTAAAACCCGAAGGTTCGAAAGACAAGGGAGCCCCTGATAATAAGGGGATAGAAGAAGAAAAACCGGAAGAAATAAAATACCTTTTCCCTCGTTATGCATGAACAGATTGAAAAAAATCAAAAAAGAAATTAATGAAAACTAAAGACCTGATGAAAAAGTAGGGACCAAAAAGAAGTTTCCCTATAGTCACCGGGTCTTTTTGAAAATTACTCGATATCTATCTTTTTCTTGGGCTCTTCGAGCTGGAGTTTCGGAATTGTTATTGTCAGGACCCCGTTTTCCATTTTTGCAGTTGCTTTTTCGTCCGTCACGTTGGTTGGCAGGCGGACCGCCCGGTAAAAGCGCGTGTAAGCCCGCTCCCGGCGCAGGTAGCCTTCTTCTTCGGTTTCCTTTTCCCGGCCGCATTTTGCGCTGATCTCAAGCATGTCTTCTTTTACGTTTATTTCAATATCTTTCTTATCGACTCCCGGAAGGTCAGTGGTAACTACGAGTTTGTTATCTTCTTCCATGATGTCAATAGCAGGAGCGTATACTTTACCCCCGGCCCACTCTTCAACTGGCATGAACTCTTCAAACAGCTGGTTCAGGCGATCCTGTGTCCTCTTGATCTCATCAAACGGGTCCCAGCGTATGGGACCTCCGGAAGGTCTTCTGACAGGCCATCTAACCA
This window encodes:
- a CDS encoding Hsp20/alpha crystallin family protein — protein: MVRWPVRRPSGGPIRWDPFDEIKRTQDRLNQLFEEFMPVEEWAGGKVYAPAIDIMEEDNKLVVTTDLPGVDKKDIEINVKEDMLEISAKCGREKETEEEGYLRRERAYTRFYRAVRLPTNVTDEKATAKMENGVLTITIPKLQLEEPKKKIDIE
- a CDS encoding coenzyme F420-0:L-glutamate ligase; amino-acid sequence: MKFEAIAVENIPLIRKGDDLPSIICENIFLEDRDIVIIASTIVGKTEGLTFRLEDITPGERALELASMNGQDPCFVQAVLSRSREVLVEAPFMLATTLAGHTCVNAGIDDSNVEGDLLLNTPENPDISAAKIGERIETLSGKKLSVIVTDTNGRAFKVGQTGVAIGLYKIKPVKRWIGEKDLFGKTLEISEEAVADELAGAANLLMGEGNGGVPVIVIRGLDYYCEENPGIKEMYRPEEFDVIKKGLRCLLKK